The Iamia majanohamensis genome window below encodes:
- a CDS encoding NAD(P)H-hydrate dehydratase produces MIPVVTPEEMGAVDAAAPEPTEVLVGRAGAATARAALDLLGGAYGRRVVVVAGKGNNGADGRAAADRLRRRGVRLEVLDAADLPDHLPAADLLVDAAYGTGFRGDWTPPAAPEGAAVLAVDVPSGVDGLTGEAHGRPWAADRTVTFAALKPGLLLGDGPSLAGTVEVADIGLDVSGARAHVVEGADVARWLPDRPRDAHKWRAACWVVAGSPGMTGAAHLAAAGAQRAGAGYVRLSTPGLAEDPGAPTEVVGVELPAEGWADRVLDGVDRIVAVAVGPGLGTGDAAAAGVRALVGAADRPPVVVDGDGLTALADDVDGDLTTARARPGHGPATGPTVVLTPHDGEMARLGGEPGAPDRLAAVRDLAARRGAVVLSKGSPTVVADPDGRVVLVTAGDARLATAGTGDVLTGALAALLAQGLAPFEAAAAAAHLHGRAGALAWRRGLVAGDVAAHLPAALTELPED; encoded by the coding sequence GTGATCCCCGTCGTGACCCCCGAGGAGATGGGCGCCGTCGACGCCGCCGCCCCCGAGCCGACCGAGGTGCTCGTCGGCCGGGCCGGGGCCGCCACCGCCCGGGCCGCCCTGGACCTGCTGGGCGGGGCCTACGGGCGGCGCGTCGTGGTCGTCGCGGGCAAGGGCAACAACGGGGCCGACGGCCGGGCCGCGGCCGACCGCCTCCGGCGCCGGGGCGTCCGCCTCGAGGTGCTCGACGCCGCCGACCTGCCCGACCACCTCCCCGCCGCCGACCTGCTGGTCGACGCCGCCTACGGCACCGGCTTCCGGGGGGACTGGACCCCCCCGGCGGCCCCCGAGGGCGCGGCCGTGCTCGCGGTCGACGTCCCCTCCGGCGTCGACGGCCTCACCGGCGAGGCCCACGGCAGGCCCTGGGCCGCCGACCGCACCGTCACCTTCGCCGCCCTCAAGCCCGGCCTGCTGCTGGGCGACGGGCCGAGCCTCGCCGGCACCGTCGAGGTGGCCGACATCGGCCTCGACGTCTCCGGGGCCCGGGCCCACGTCGTCGAGGGCGCCGACGTGGCCCGCTGGTTGCCGGACCGGCCCCGCGACGCGCACAAGTGGCGCGCCGCGTGCTGGGTGGTGGCCGGCTCGCCGGGGATGACCGGCGCCGCCCACCTGGCCGCCGCCGGGGCCCAGCGGGCAGGGGCGGGCTACGTCCGCCTCTCCACGCCCGGCCTGGCCGAGGACCCCGGGGCGCCCACCGAGGTGGTGGGCGTCGAGCTCCCCGCCGAGGGGTGGGCCGACCGCGTCCTCGACGGCGTCGACCGCATCGTGGCGGTCGCCGTCGGCCCCGGCCTGGGCACCGGCGACGCCGCCGCCGCGGGGGTGCGGGCCCTGGTGGGCGCGGCCGACCGGCCCCCGGTGGTGGTCGACGGCGACGGGCTCACGGCCCTGGCCGACGACGTGGACGGCGACCTGACCACCGCCCGGGCCCGCCCCGGCCACGGCCCGGCGACCGGGCCGACCGTGGTCCTCACGCCCCACGACGGCGAGATGGCCCGCCTCGGCGGCGAGCCCGGCGCCCCGGACCGCCTGGCCGCGGTGCGTGACCTCGCCGCCCGCCGAGGGGCGGTGGTGCTCTCCAAGGGCTCGCCCACCGTCGTCGCCGACCCCGACGGCCGCGTCGTCCTGGTCACCGCGGGGGACGCCCGGCTGGCCACCGCCGGCACCGGTGACGTGCTCACCGGCGCCCTCGCCGCCCTCCTCGCCCAGGGGCTGGCCCCCTTCGAGGCCGCCGCCGCGGCCGCCCACCTCCACGGCCGGGCCGGCGCCCTAGCCTGGCGCCGCGGCCTGGTCGCCGGCGACGTCGCCGCCCACCTTCCCGCGGCCCTGACCGAGCTCCCGGAGGACTGA
- a CDS encoding CBS domain-containing protein has product MTTDVLSFGPAEEVRAAMQALVERDVDAAPVVDEAGVVVGLISTGDLIVAEGKVHVPTVISLLGASFELPGERKRFEEDLRKSLGGQVADLMTRDPHTIGPDATLEDAATLMHANDVSRLPVVDDDGRLVGLLARGDVIRSMIADG; this is encoded by the coding sequence ATGACCACCGACGTCCTCTCCTTCGGTCCCGCCGAGGAGGTCCGGGCGGCCATGCAGGCCCTGGTCGAGCGGGACGTCGACGCCGCCCCCGTGGTCGACGAGGCCGGTGTGGTGGTGGGCCTGATCAGCACCGGCGACCTGATCGTGGCCGAGGGCAAGGTCCACGTCCCCACCGTCATCAGCCTGCTGGGGGCGTCCTTCGAGCTCCCGGGCGAGCGGAAGCGCTTCGAGGAGGACCTGCGCAAGTCCCTCGGCGGCCAGGTGGCGGACCTCATGACCCGCGACCCCCACACCATCGGCCCCGACGCCACCCTCGAGGACGCAGCCACGCTGATGCACGCCAACGACGTCTCCCGGCTCCCGGTGGTCGACGACGACGGCCGTCTGGTCGGCCTCCTGGCCCGGGGCGACGTGATCCGCTCCATGATCGCCGACGGCTGA
- the alr gene encoding alanine racemase: MTGTGAPPARPTWIEVDPAAVAHNVSVLRAHVAPAPLWAVVKADGYGHGAATVARAALDAGAEGLAVALVEEAEELRAAGIDAPVMLLSEPPPGGADRLVAAAVEPTAYSIEVVDAVADAVTAAGRGPWPVHLKVDTGMHRVGATPEVAVRVGRAVADHPDLRLASVWTHLAVADEPASDFTAEQLRRFDAACAELAAAGVEVPLRHAANSAGAIAHPAARLDRVRAGIAVYGIAPSPELAGLVDLRPALRLVSRVSHVKTVAAGGAISYGQRYQVTRDTTVATVPVGYADGVRRSLAAAGAEVLIGGRRLPIAGTVTMDQITVDCGPDAPVARGDEVVLLGRQGDEEVTAEEWAGLLGTIGYEVTCGLGRRVPRVVVADRPGWP, translated from the coding sequence GTGACCGGCACCGGCGCGCCCCCCGCCCGCCCCACCTGGATCGAGGTCGACCCGGCCGCCGTGGCCCACAACGTCTCGGTGCTCCGCGCCCACGTCGCCCCCGCCCCGCTGTGGGCCGTGGTCAAGGCCGACGGCTACGGCCATGGTGCGGCCACGGTGGCCCGGGCCGCGCTCGACGCGGGGGCGGAGGGGTTGGCCGTGGCCCTGGTCGAGGAGGCCGAGGAGCTCCGGGCCGCCGGCATCGACGCCCCGGTCATGCTCCTGTCGGAGCCGCCCCCGGGCGGCGCCGACCGGCTCGTCGCCGCAGCGGTCGAGCCCACGGCGTACTCGATCGAGGTCGTCGACGCCGTGGCCGACGCGGTCACCGCCGCCGGGCGGGGACCCTGGCCGGTGCACCTGAAGGTCGACACCGGGATGCACCGGGTCGGGGCCACCCCCGAGGTCGCGGTGCGGGTGGGCCGAGCGGTGGCGGACCACCCCGACCTGCGGCTGGCATCGGTGTGGACCCACCTGGCCGTGGCCGACGAGCCCGCCTCGGACTTCACCGCCGAGCAGCTGCGCCGCTTCGACGCGGCGTGCGCCGAGCTGGCCGCCGCCGGCGTGGAGGTGCCGCTGCGCCACGCGGCCAACTCGGCCGGGGCCATCGCCCACCCGGCGGCCCGCCTCGACCGGGTGCGGGCCGGCATCGCCGTCTACGGCATCGCCCCGAGCCCCGAGCTCGCCGGCCTCGTCGACCTCCGCCCTGCCCTGCGGCTGGTGTCGCGGGTCTCCCACGTGAAGACGGTCGCCGCCGGCGGCGCCATCAGCTACGGCCAGCGCTACCAGGTCACCCGCGACACGACGGTGGCCACCGTGCCGGTGGGCTACGCCGACGGGGTGCGCCGGTCGCTGGCCGCAGCCGGGGCCGAGGTGCTCATCGGCGGGCGCCGCCTCCCGATCGCCGGCACCGTGACCATGGACCAGATCACCGTCGACTGCGGGCCCGACGCCCCGGTCGCCCGGGGCGACGAGGTCGTGCTCCTCGGGCGCCAGGGCGACGAGGAGGTCACCGCCGAGGAGTGGGCCGGCCTGCTCGGCACCATCGGCTACGAGGTCACCTGCGGGCTCGGGCGGCGCGTCCCCCGCGTCGTGGTCGCCGATCGGCCAGGATGGCCCTGA
- a CDS encoding alpha/beta fold hydrolase gives MPAPPPTLVTLPDGRRLAVDDVGDPDGVPVLCLHGTPDSRRARHPDDGVAASAGVRLLAVDRPGCGGSDPHPGRTLGSVADDLAALAGRLGVGPVGVLAWSAGAPYAAALAARHPDLVAAVTLAAPLVPVTAYADPAVAEAAGPGRRLFAEMAAELAPGEVAAEVAPYLLPDPATPEAVAAHLAGEADAAREADLARVPGGAEALVAATVEAVARGREGLHDDVATQAAVPDVDLAACVAPTRVLCGTADEVAPPAFGRWWADLLPDARLEVVEGASHVLALTHWSSLLAGLAAPLR, from the coding sequence GTGCCCGCCCCGCCCCCCACGCTGGTCACGCTGCCCGACGGCCGCAGGCTCGCCGTCGACGACGTGGGCGACCCCGACGGCGTGCCCGTCCTGTGCCTCCACGGCACCCCCGACTCGCGCCGGGCCCGCCACCCCGACGACGGGGTGGCGGCGTCCGCCGGCGTCCGCCTGCTCGCCGTCGACCGCCCCGGGTGCGGGGGCAGCGACCCCCACCCGGGGCGGACGCTCGGGTCGGTGGCCGACGACCTGGCCGCCCTCGCCGGGCGCCTCGGCGTCGGGCCGGTGGGCGTGCTGGCCTGGTCGGCCGGCGCGCCCTACGCCGCCGCCCTCGCCGCCCGCCACCCGGACCTGGTCGCCGCCGTGACGCTGGCCGCCCCCCTCGTGCCGGTGACCGCCTACGCCGACCCCGCGGTGGCCGAGGCCGCGGGCCCGGGGCGCCGCCTGTTCGCGGAGATGGCCGCCGAGCTGGCCCCCGGCGAGGTCGCAGCCGAGGTCGCGCCCTACCTCCTGCCCGACCCGGCCACGCCCGAGGCGGTGGCCGCCCACCTGGCCGGCGAGGCCGACGCCGCCCGGGAGGCCGACCTGGCCCGCGTGCCGGGCGGGGCCGAGGCCCTGGTCGCGGCGACGGTGGAGGCGGTGGCCCGGGGCCGGGAGGGGCTCCACGACGACGTCGCCACCCAGGCCGCCGTCCCCGACGTCGACCTGGCGGCCTGCGTCGCCCCCACCCGCGTCCTCTGCGGCACCGCCGACGAGGTGGCGCCGCCGGCCTTCGGGCGGTGGTGGGCCGACCTGCTGCCCGACGCCCGCCTCGAGGTGGTGGAGGGGGCCAGCCACGTCCTCGCCCTCACCCACTGGTCGTCGCTGCTCGCCGGCCTGGCCGCCCCCCTCCGCTGA
- a CDS encoding holo-ACP synthase has product MIGLGTDVVDIDRFRTVLERTPALRARLFTDGEREVADQRRDPVPALAVRFAAKEAVMKVLGVGLGAIDWHDVEVVREPSGRPRLRVTGRAAALADAAGVTTWHLSLSHSDLVAQAVAAAE; this is encoded by the coding sequence GTGATCGGCCTGGGCACCGACGTGGTCGACATCGACCGCTTCCGCACCGTGCTGGAGCGCACCCCCGCGCTGCGGGCGCGCCTGTTCACCGACGGGGAGCGGGAGGTGGCCGACCAGCGGCGCGACCCCGTGCCCGCCCTCGCCGTGCGCTTCGCGGCCAAGGAGGCGGTGATGAAGGTCCTCGGGGTGGGCCTCGGCGCCATCGACTGGCACGACGTCGAGGTGGTGCGGGAGCCCTCGGGCCGGCCTCGCCTGCGCGTGACCGGCCGGGCCGCGGCCCTGGCCGACGCCGCCGGCGTCACCACCTGGCACCTCTCCCTGTCGCACTCGGACCTCGTCGCCCAGGCCGTCGCCGCCGCCGAGTAG
- a CDS encoding tRNA-queuosine alpha-mannosyltransferase domain-containing protein — MRVLLIEPWLNGSHQAWAEGYATHSGHQVHLVAHEGAFWRWRLRGGAVTLAERAAAVVDEHGPPDVVLASSMLDVPAFLGHSRAWVGTAPVALYLHETQPARAALTGEALDDDMAYRNWSSMVAADHVFVNSAFHRDALFDALPDLLGRPPDHRHDHRLDDVRARSTLLPVGVDVAAVHAARSRPDEGAPILLWSHRWDHDKAPELFFRALRRLDHEGVDFRVALVGANARGDPREFVEAEERFGERLVHAGHLPRAEYVELLGRSSVVVSTAVHEFFGIAMVEAMAAGAVPLLPHALSYPEVVPDRFHDAVLYGAYGDMVRRLQDVLADLPAARAAVDGLACTMDRFDWAALAPAYDRVLAQVVAGEVPDDVALADRT, encoded by the coding sequence GTGCGGGTCCTGCTCATCGAGCCCTGGCTCAACGGCTCGCACCAGGCCTGGGCCGAGGGCTACGCGACCCACAGCGGCCACCAGGTCCACCTGGTCGCCCACGAGGGGGCGTTCTGGCGCTGGCGCCTGCGGGGCGGGGCCGTGACCCTGGCCGAGCGGGCCGCCGCGGTCGTCGACGAGCACGGTCCGCCCGACGTGGTCCTGGCCTCCTCCATGCTCGACGTGCCCGCGTTCCTGGGCCACTCGCGGGCGTGGGTGGGGACGGCGCCGGTGGCCCTGTACCTGCACGAGACCCAGCCCGCCCGGGCCGCCCTCACGGGGGAGGCCCTCGACGACGACATGGCCTACCGGAACTGGTCGTCGATGGTGGCCGCCGACCACGTCTTCGTGAACTCCGCCTTCCACCGCGACGCGCTGTTCGACGCCCTCCCCGACCTGCTCGGTCGGCCCCCGGACCACCGCCACGACCACCGCCTCGACGACGTCCGGGCCCGCTCCACCCTCCTGCCCGTCGGGGTCGACGTGGCCGCCGTGCACGCGGCCCGGTCCCGGCCCGACGAGGGGGCGCCGATCCTGCTCTGGAGCCACCGGTGGGACCACGACAAGGCCCCCGAGCTGTTCTTCCGGGCCCTGCGCCGCCTCGACCACGAGGGGGTGGACTTCCGCGTCGCCCTGGTCGGGGCCAACGCCCGGGGCGACCCCCGCGAGTTCGTCGAGGCCGAGGAGCGCTTCGGCGAGCGCCTCGTCCACGCCGGCCACCTCCCCCGGGCCGAGTACGTCGAGCTCCTCGGCCGGTCGTCGGTGGTGGTCTCCACCGCCGTCCACGAGTTCTTCGGCATCGCCATGGTCGAGGCCATGGCCGCGGGCGCCGTCCCGCTCCTGCCCCACGCGCTGTCGTACCCGGAGGTCGTCCCCGACCGCTTCCACGACGCCGTCCTCTACGGCGCCTACGGCGACATGGTGCGGCGCCTGCAGGACGTGCTCGCCGACCTGCCCGCCGCCCGCGCCGCGGTGGACGGCCTGGCCTGCACGATGGACCGCTTCGACTGGGCCGCCCTGGCCCCGGCCTACGACCGGGTGCTGGCCCAGGTCGTCGCCGGGGAGGTCCCCGACGACGTGGCCCTCGCCGACCGCACCTGA
- a CDS encoding SIS domain-containing protein: MCGIIAVARRPGDRTPPAAEPLLALVEEAAGLVAGAASAPDLHEALEAAGARLADADRRLRGTAGVRALLGDDTLASGLEAHLGAVDDALAALDAVLEDLLLDRAPSEIEAVNAALVGVRDGAWAIGHDRLRTARAVAGLAGPGAGPAAIEAMTSVQAALSALDRLEVRGRDSAGLTLLVRGHGLDVDGPGMAAAVAERGADPAFGSGSVRVADGCLSFVYKAAAEIGELGDNTATLRAGITGDDLLHRALAAEQAEVLVLGHTRWASVGIISQANAHPVNSDEDAPDGAGPYVTAALNGDIDNFADLKARAGLAYAAEITTDAKVIPTLVSRAAAGADDPTDAFRRTVASFDGSVAIGASVASHPDELLLALRGSGQALYVGLAPDLYLVASEPYGVVEECDRYLRMDGETAADEADPTGSRGQVVVLRTAEAGTVEGIRRLSYSGVELPVGEDDLARAEVTTRDIDRGDNPHFLLKEITESPTSFRKTLLGKIVSDGGRLEARLGVDTLPAATRSALAGGGITRVLAIGQGTAAVAGQALASTLTSLTLGSDLRVEARLATELSGFSLRPDMADTLVVAVSQSGTTTDTNRTVDLARSRGATVISIVNRRGSDLTDRSDGVLYTSDGRDVEMSVASTKAFYAQVAAGVVLAAAIAAEVDTSGEGAADRSKLLTGLRALPDAMEQVLATRPAIAAAAQELAPSKRYWAIVGSGADRIAAQELRIKLSELCYKAIACDATEDKKHIDLSSEPLIIVCAAGLQGSNADDVAKEVAIYRAHKASPVVIASEGDERFSAALRVLTVPAVDPDLAFVLATVVGHLFGYEAALAIDASALPLREARAAIERRVAGSDVPDGDRLLADLRTDFAPLATRFFEGVRGRTYDGTLEAGTAVRLSSLLRYATGLVPLEAYEVEHGRAGSPVALVEDLTSALTTGIEELTRPVDAIKHQAKTVTVGISRSDEGLLQVPLVAATLEAGAPRDRVSYRALRTLAGLDPAVEEVIGFTRYAIEGRIDTHEATVQVVDRGGISRDIPLRTQRNPILRGTKHRVATEREVTVAVGRSDGRTIVIVPEARGTVCTGLTLLHCRFADVLPAARARSVLEQYRTRMSALTDAVTETEPTFRDDLLGEIPIIELLTSPVYVLAERWRSAPA; encoded by the coding sequence ATGTGCGGCATCATCGCCGTCGCCCGCCGACCGGGTGACCGCACGCCACCGGCCGCCGAGCCCCTGCTCGCCCTGGTCGAGGAGGCCGCCGGACTGGTCGCGGGCGCGGCCTCGGCGCCCGACCTGCACGAGGCCCTGGAGGCGGCCGGCGCCCGCCTGGCCGACGCCGACCGCCGGCTCCGGGGCACCGCCGGGGTCCGCGCCCTGCTGGGCGACGACACCCTGGCCTCCGGGCTCGAGGCGCACCTGGGGGCCGTCGACGACGCCCTGGCCGCCCTCGACGCCGTCCTCGAGGACCTGCTCCTCGACCGGGCCCCGAGCGAGATCGAGGCGGTGAACGCAGCGCTGGTCGGCGTGCGCGACGGTGCCTGGGCCATCGGCCACGACCGCCTGCGCACGGCGCGGGCGGTGGCCGGCCTCGCCGGACCGGGCGCGGGCCCGGCCGCCATCGAGGCCATGACCTCGGTGCAGGCCGCCCTCTCGGCCCTCGACCGCCTCGAGGTGCGGGGGCGCGACTCGGCCGGGCTCACCCTCCTGGTGCGGGGCCACGGCCTCGACGTCGACGGCCCGGGCATGGCCGCGGCCGTGGCCGAGCGGGGCGCCGACCCGGCCTTCGGCTCCGGGTCGGTGCGGGTGGCCGACGGCTGCCTGTCGTTCGTCTACAAGGCCGCAGCGGAGATCGGCGAGCTGGGCGACAACACCGCCACCCTGCGGGCCGGCATCACCGGCGACGACCTGCTCCACCGGGCCCTGGCCGCGGAGCAGGCGGAGGTCCTGGTGCTGGGCCACACCCGCTGGGCCAGCGTCGGCATCATCTCCCAAGCCAACGCCCACCCGGTCAACAGCGACGAGGACGCCCCCGACGGGGCCGGGCCCTACGTCACCGCCGCCCTCAACGGCGACATCGACAACTTCGCCGACCTCAAGGCCCGGGCCGGGCTGGCCTACGCGGCCGAGATCACCACCGACGCCAAGGTCATCCCCACCCTCGTCTCCCGGGCCGCGGCCGGGGCCGACGACCCCACCGACGCCTTCCGCCGCACCGTCGCCTCCTTCGACGGCTCCGTCGCCATCGGCGCGTCGGTGGCCTCCCACCCCGACGAGCTGCTGCTCGCCCTCCGGGGGTCGGGCCAGGCCCTCTACGTCGGCCTCGCCCCCGACCTCTACCTGGTCGCGTCCGAGCCCTACGGCGTCGTCGAGGAGTGCGACCGGTACCTGCGCATGGACGGCGAGACGGCGGCCGACGAGGCCGACCCCACCGGCAGTCGGGGCCAGGTCGTGGTCCTGCGCACCGCCGAGGCCGGCACCGTCGAGGGCATCCGGCGCCTCTCGTACTCGGGCGTCGAGCTGCCCGTCGGCGAGGACGACCTGGCCCGGGCCGAGGTCACCACCCGCGACATCGACCGGGGCGACAACCCGCACTTCCTGCTCAAGGAGATCACCGAGTCCCCCACGTCGTTCCGCAAGACGCTGCTGGGCAAGATCGTCTCCGACGGCGGGCGCCTGGAGGCCCGGCTGGGCGTCGACACCCTCCCGGCGGCCACCCGCTCGGCCCTGGCCGGCGGGGGCATCACCCGGGTGCTGGCCATCGGCCAGGGCACCGCCGCGGTGGCGGGCCAGGCCCTGGCCTCCACCCTCACCTCGCTCACCCTCGGCTCCGACCTCCGCGTCGAGGCCCGGCTGGCCACCGAGCTCAGCGGGTTCTCGCTGCGGCCCGACATGGCCGACACCCTCGTCGTGGCCGTGAGCCAGAGCGGCACCACCACCGACACCAACCGCACTGTCGACCTGGCCCGGTCCCGGGGCGCGACGGTGATCAGCATCGTGAACCGGCGGGGCAGCGACCTCACCGACCGCTCCGACGGCGTGCTCTACACCTCCGACGGCCGCGACGTGGAGATGAGCGTGGCCTCCACCAAGGCGTTCTACGCCCAGGTCGCGGCGGGCGTCGTCCTGGCCGCGGCCATCGCCGCCGAGGTCGACACCTCCGGCGAGGGGGCGGCGGACCGCTCCAAGCTGCTCACCGGCCTGCGGGCCCTGCCCGACGCCATGGAGCAGGTGCTGGCCACCCGCCCGGCCATCGCCGCCGCGGCCCAGGAGCTGGCCCCGTCCAAGCGCTACTGGGCCATCGTCGGCTCGGGGGCCGACCGCATCGCGGCCCAGGAGCTGCGGATCAAGCTGTCGGAGCTCTGCTACAAGGCCATCGCCTGCGACGCCACCGAGGACAAGAAGCACATCGACCTCTCCTCGGAGCCGCTGATCATCGTGTGCGCCGCGGGGCTCCAGGGCTCCAACGCCGACGACGTGGCCAAGGAGGTGGCCATCTACCGGGCCCACAAGGCCTCGCCTGTGGTCATCGCCTCCGAGGGCGACGAGCGCTTCTCCGCCGCCCTCCGGGTCCTCACCGTGCCCGCGGTCGACCCCGACCTGGCCTTCGTCCTGGCCACCGTCGTCGGCCACCTCTTCGGCTACGAGGCCGCCCTCGCCATCGACGCCTCGGCCCTGCCCCTCCGCGAGGCCCGGGCCGCCATCGAGCGCCGGGTGGCGGGCTCCGACGTGCCCGACGGCGACCGCCTCCTGGCCGACCTCCGGACCGACTTCGCCCCCCTCGCCACCCGGTTCTTCGAGGGCGTCCGGGGCCGCACCTACGACGGCACCCTGGAGGCCGGCACCGCGGTGCGGCTCTCCTCCCTCCTCCGCTACGCCACCGGGCTGGTGCCCCTGGAGGCCTACGAGGTCGAGCACGGTCGGGCCGGCTCGCCCGTGGCCCTGGTCGAGGACCTCACCAGCGCCCTCACCACCGGCATCGAGGAGCTCACCCGCCCCGTCGACGCCATCAAGCACCAGGCCAAGACGGTCACCGTGGGCATCTCCCGCAGCGACGAGGGCCTCCTCCAGGTGCCCCTGGTGGCGGCCACCCTCGAGGCCGGCGCGCCGCGGGACCGGGTCAGCTACCGGGCCCTGCGCACCCTGGCCGGGCTCGACCCGGCGGTGGAGGAGGTCATCGGCTTCACCCGCTACGCCATCGAGGGCCGCATCGACACCCACGAGGCCACCGTGCAGGTGGTCGACCGGGGCGGCATCTCCCGCGACATCCCCCTGCGGACCCAGCGCAACCCGATCCTCCGAGGCACCAAGCACCGGGTGGCCACCGAGCGCGAGGTCACCGTGGCCGTGGGCCGCAGCGACGGGCGCACCATCGTGATCGTCCCCGAGGCCCGGGGCACGGTGTGCACCGGGCTGACGCTGCTGCACTGCCGGTTCGCCGACGTGCTGCCCGCGGCCCGGGCCCGCTCGGTGCTGGAGCAGTACCGCACCCGGATGTCGGCCCTGACCGACGCCGTCACCGAGACCGAGCCCACCTTCCGCGACGACCTCCTGGGCGAGATCCCCATCATCGAGCTGCTGACCTCGCCGGTGTACGTGCTGGCCGAGCGCTGGCGCTCGGCGCCGGCCTGA
- a CDS encoding alpha/beta fold hydrolase: MRPTTRTLLRLAGVAAAGVVAERVVARRVRSRTVPEVDHLLTPPDDVRHLTVRVHDGGELHVVERGEGRPLVLLHGITLNAELWSPQLHDLARDHRVLAVDLRGHGRSVPGDDGYGMDVLGRDVASLLTEIDLRDALVVGHSMGGMATLAFAVDHPEVRRERVAGLGLVATAAARPFPNALVPRLAALGGTIVERLDSGRPVPSYRFSGNDLSLFLIRSVFGREASGAAIEQVRASIEATDDEALQRSLVGIFDHDATEGLPEVDTPAFVVVGRRDVLTPVPFARAMAEGLPDAELTVLPGAGHQLMQERPDELAGLIRDLAARTAPVGAGT, from the coding sequence ATGCGCCCGACCACCCGCACGCTGCTCCGCCTCGCCGGCGTCGCCGCCGCCGGCGTGGTGGCCGAGCGGGTGGTGGCCCGCCGGGTCCGGTCCCGCACCGTGCCCGAGGTCGACCACCTGCTCACCCCGCCCGACGACGTCCGCCACCTCACCGTGCGGGTGCACGACGGCGGCGAGCTCCACGTCGTCGAGCGGGGCGAGGGGCGGCCGCTGGTGCTGCTCCACGGCATCACCCTCAACGCCGAGCTGTGGTCGCCCCAGCTGCACGACCTGGCGCGCGACCACCGGGTCCTCGCCGTCGACCTGCGGGGCCACGGCCGGTCGGTGCCCGGCGACGACGGCTACGGCATGGACGTCCTCGGGCGCGACGTGGCCTCCCTGCTCACCGAGATCGACCTGCGCGACGCCCTCGTCGTGGGCCACTCCATGGGGGGGATGGCCACCCTCGCCTTCGCCGTCGACCACCCCGAGGTCCGTCGCGAGCGGGTCGCGGGCCTCGGCCTGGTCGCGACCGCTGCGGCCCGGCCCTTCCCGAACGCCCTCGTGCCCCGCCTCGCCGCCCTGGGCGGCACGATCGTGGAGCGCCTCGACTCGGGTCGGCCGGTGCCCTCCTACCGCTTCTCGGGCAACGACCTGTCGCTGTTCCTCATCCGGTCGGTGTTCGGCCGCGAGGCCTCCGGCGCCGCCATCGAGCAGGTCCGGGCGTCCATCGAGGCCACCGACGACGAGGCCCTGCAGCGCTCGCTCGTGGGCATCTTCGACCACGACGCCACCGAGGGGCTGCCCGAGGTCGACACCCCCGCCTTCGTCGTCGTGGGCCGGCGCGACGTCCTCACCCCCGTCCCGTTCGCCCGGGCCATGGCCGAGGGCCTCCCCGACGCCGAGCTCACCGTCCTGCCCGGTGCCGGCCACCAGCTCATGCAGGAGCGCCCCGACGAGCTGGCCGGGCTCATCCGGGACCTGGCGGCGCGCACCGCACCGGTCGGCGCCGGGACGTAG